AACTCCAGCAGCGTGGACTCGACGTCCTCGCCGGCGCCGGACATCATGGCGCCGAAGCGCGCGGCAGTGGCGATCAGCGACCCGGTCTTGTCAGCGACGACCGAGAGGTAGTGCTCGAGCGGGTCGTCGCCCGGGCCGGGGCCCAGGGTCTCGCGCAGCTGGCCGTGCACCAGGCGCGCGAACGTCTCGGCCTGGATGCGCACGGCGTCGGGGCCGAGGTCGGCCACGAGCGAGGAGGCCCGCGCGAAGAGGAAGTCACCGACGAGGATCGCGACGGAGTTGTTCCAGCGCGCGTTGGCGCTGGGCGCACCCCGGCGCATGGACGCCTCGTCCATCACGTCGTCGTGGTACAGCGTGGCCAGGTGGGTCAGCTCGACCACGACGGCGGCAGGGACGATGTCCTCGCTTGTGGGGTCACCGAACTCGGCGCACAGCACCGTGAGCAGCGGACGGAAGCGCTTGCCACCGGCCTGCAGCAGGTGCGAGGAGGCCTCGGCCACCAGCGGCTCCGGGCTGTGGGCGGACGTGATCAG
This genomic interval from Aeromicrobium choanae contains the following:
- a CDS encoding polyprenyl synthetase family protein, giving the protein MASVGSFADDALEQRVSAGVQQVEDLLITSAHSPEPLVAEASSHLLQAGGKRFRPLLTVLCAEFGDPTSEDIVPAAVVVELTHLATLYHDDVMDEASMRRGAPSANARWNNSVAILVGDFLFARASSLVADLGPDAVRIQAETFARLVHGQLRETLGPGPGDDPLEHYLSVVADKTGSLIATAARFGAMMSGAGEDVESTLLEFGERIGVAFQLADDIIDIASDADDSGKVPGTDLREGVPTLPTLLVQSNPVLGDERLRGLLSGPIEDEDDVQWVIRALREHPAMDEARAYVRAEADAARALLDKLPAGAARDALDDICTRSTQRLG